Proteins encoded in a region of the Flavobacterium sp. MDT1-60 genome:
- a CDS encoding murein L,D-transpeptidase produces the protein MKIFYSPVVVVILFFVFSCNSKSEKKEEDLKKNSEKVVPELKLHIDSISVSKFYEAYPKLIKFQDEVLALYKEKKSTQLWLDNKGVVEFGNTLFNKYKGLEAEGLSANFPYNDKINAVFDNIAENKLSKINTDLMISNLYFYYVQKISGADEKTITKLEWLLPRKKLDYKVFSDSIYEKATISDDKKSKMFSQYYKLRDALHQYREIEKKGGWKTVEVGDDFKNFKIGDSVDAIGKIRERLYITGDLKENSKSNVCDTTLIKAIKNYEIHHGLTPKNIILKEHIDELNIPVSDRIKTIIANMERCRWIDPELEKGKEYIEVNIPEFRLYLIRDHEIAFVSPVVVGKAMTKTVIFSGMMNNIVFSPYWNVPTSIINKEIKPGMAKNKNYLAQKNLEWNNGAVRQLPGKNNSLGLVKFLFPNSNNIYLHDTPAKSLFERENRAFSHGCVRVGKPRELAIELLKQDPRWTPERIDKAMHAGKENWVSLKKKIPVYIGYFTAWVDRKGELNFYKDVYQRDESLIKLLTEE, from the coding sequence ATGAAAATTTTCTATTCGCCTGTCGTTGTTGTTATTCTATTTTTTGTTTTTTCATGTAATTCGAAATCAGAAAAAAAAGAGGAAGATTTGAAAAAAAACTCAGAAAAAGTGGTGCCGGAATTAAAACTTCATATTGACAGCATTTCTGTTTCTAAATTTTATGAAGCTTATCCAAAGTTGATTAAATTCCAAGATGAGGTTTTGGCTTTATACAAGGAAAAAAAATCGACTCAATTATGGCTGGATAATAAAGGAGTTGTTGAATTTGGAAATACTTTATTCAATAAATACAAAGGATTAGAAGCAGAAGGTTTGAGTGCCAATTTTCCTTACAACGATAAGATCAATGCTGTTTTTGATAATATTGCCGAAAACAAATTGTCAAAGATTAATACCGATTTGATGATTTCAAACCTGTATTTCTATTATGTACAAAAAATTTCTGGTGCCGATGAAAAAACAATAACAAAATTAGAATGGCTTTTGCCGAGAAAAAAACTCGATTATAAAGTCTTTTCAGATTCCATTTATGAGAAGGCGACAATCAGCGATGACAAGAAGAGCAAAATGTTCAGTCAATATTATAAGCTTCGTGATGCACTTCATCAATATAGAGAAATAGAAAAAAAAGGAGGTTGGAAAACAGTTGAGGTTGGCGATGATTTTAAGAATTTTAAAATTGGAGATTCAGTTGACGCAATTGGTAAAATTAGAGAAAGACTTTATATTACCGGTGATCTTAAAGAGAACAGCAAAAGTAATGTATGTGATACGACCTTGATTAAAGCCATTAAAAACTACGAAATACATCACGGATTAACACCAAAAAATATAATATTAAAAGAACATATTGACGAGCTAAATATTCCAGTTTCAGACCGAATAAAAACGATTATTGCCAATATGGAACGTTGCAGATGGATCGATCCTGAACTGGAAAAAGGAAAAGAATACATCGAAGTAAATATTCCTGAGTTTAGATTGTATTTGATTCGCGACCATGAAATTGCTTTTGTTTCTCCGGTTGTAGTTGGAAAAGCAATGACAAAAACCGTTATTTTCAGCGGAATGATGAATAATATTGTTTTTAGCCCGTATTGGAATGTTCCCACAAGTATTATCAATAAAGAGATCAAACCCGGAATGGCCAAAAACAAGAATTATTTGGCACAGAAAAATCTGGAATGGAATAATGGCGCAGTGCGTCAGTTGCCGGGAAAAAACAATTCTCTTGGTTTGGTGAAGTTTTTATTTCCGAATTCAAATAACATCTATTTACACGATACACCAGCAAAAAGTTTGTTCGAAAGAGAAAACAGAGCTTTTAGTCACGGATGCGTACGTGTTGGAAAACCTAGAGAATTAGCCATTGAACTCTTAAAACAAGATCCTAGATGGACACCGGAACGAATCGATAAAGCCATGCACGCGGGCAAAGAAAACTGGGTCAGTTTAAAAAAGAAAATTCCTGTGTATATCGGCTACTTTACCGCTTGGGTAGATCGTAAAGGTGAATTGAATTTCTATAAAGACGTTTATCAAAGAGATGAAAGTCTGATCAAATTATTGACAGAGGAATAA
- a CDS encoding C40 family peptidase → MKSFFYISIFSTFIVCSCFTSKEEPKTETIQLQKKETDIERDSIISYAKQYLGTPYLYAGNDPKTGFDCSGFISYIFHHFDVDLPRSSGSYKNLGTALKPEDFKVGDILVFYGYKDKTMIGHLGIICEANGMQSKFIHASSGKVNSVTITSLDTEHYTNRFYKCINVLSK, encoded by the coding sequence ATGAAATCATTCTTTTATATCTCTATATTCTCAACTTTCATCGTATGTTCTTGCTTTACATCAAAAGAAGAACCTAAAACAGAAACAATTCAACTCCAAAAAAAGGAAACTGATATTGAGCGGGATTCAATTATTAGCTATGCTAAACAATATTTGGGAACACCGTATTTATATGCGGGAAATGATCCTAAAACAGGATTTGACTGTTCTGGATTTATCAGTTATATCTTCCACCATTTTGATGTTGACTTACCAAGAAGTTCCGGCAGTTACAAAAATTTAGGTACGGCGTTAAAACCTGAAGATTTTAAAGTGGGTGATATTTTAGTTTTTTACGGATACAAAGACAAAACAATGATTGGCCATCTCGGAATTATCTGCGAAGCCAACGGAATGCAATCTAAATTTATTCATGCTTCATCCGGAAAAGTAAACAGCGTAACGATTACTTCTCTTGATACAGAACATTATACGAATCGTTTTTATAAGTGTATTAATGTATTGTCGAAATAA
- a CDS encoding SGNH/GDSL hydrolase family protein: MFIRKLPFLILFLLISTVSISQNTNTFLYAGRIEKLQNDAVVLVGTASSVSFNFTGNECSIKLQSVDSYEHHNYVSLVLDGKYIGKIRIEKGNMQSFPIKITSNKKEHRLEIYKNTEAHSGGILFAGTTAKLTSISSKKKKKIEFIGDSITCAAASDSVDCDKGEYMDHHNGYYAYGPVLSRKIGVDYLVSSVSGIGMYRNWNDENKDEAIMPDVYQNLYLTKDNSKPKYDFAFQPNIISIALGTNDFSGGDGKKERLPFNAEKYVSNYINFIKMLYVHNPKAQIVITNSPMVNGERAIVFEDCLNKVKEAFATDKTHKEIQIFKFKPMTPKGCLGHPDVADQKVMADQYAPFLKKLFK, encoded by the coding sequence ATGTTTATCAGAAAATTACCGTTTTTAATTTTGTTTTTGCTGATTTCGACTGTTTCTATTTCACAAAACACAAACACTTTTTTATATGCAGGCCGAATTGAGAAGCTTCAAAATGATGCTGTTGTTTTAGTTGGAACAGCGTCGTCTGTATCGTTTAATTTCACAGGAAATGAGTGTTCAATTAAATTGCAAAGTGTCGATTCTTATGAACACCATAATTATGTCTCTTTAGTTTTAGATGGAAAATATATTGGAAAAATTAGAATAGAAAAAGGCAATATGCAATCTTTCCCAATAAAAATAACTTCAAATAAAAAAGAGCACCGTCTCGAAATTTATAAAAATACCGAAGCACATTCTGGCGGAATTTTATTTGCCGGAACCACAGCAAAACTGACTTCAATTTCATCCAAAAAGAAAAAGAAAATCGAATTTATAGGAGATTCTATAACCTGTGCTGCAGCAAGCGATTCGGTTGATTGTGATAAAGGAGAATATATGGATCATCATAATGGTTATTATGCGTATGGACCAGTACTTTCGAGAAAGATTGGTGTTGATTATTTGGTGAGTTCTGTTTCCGGAATTGGAATGTATCGCAATTGGAATGATGAGAATAAGGACGAAGCAATTATGCCGGATGTTTATCAAAATTTGTATTTAACTAAGGACAATTCAAAACCTAAATATGATTTTGCTTTTCAGCCGAATATCATCAGTATTGCTTTAGGAACTAATGATTTTTCAGGTGGAGACGGCAAAAAAGAACGTCTGCCTTTTAATGCCGAAAAGTACGTTTCGAATTATATCAATTTTATAAAGATGCTTTATGTTCATAATCCGAAAGCGCAAATTGTAATCACAAATAGTCCAATGGTTAATGGAGAAAGAGCAATTGTTTTTGAAGATTGTCTGAACAAAGTTAAAGAAGCTTTTGCAACAGATAAAACTCATAAAGAAATCCAGATTTTCAAATTCAAACCAATGACACCAAAGGGATGTTTGGGACATCCGGATGTTGCGGATCAAAAAGTAATGGCTGATCAATATGCACCGTTTTTAAAAAAGCTGTTTAAATGA
- a CDS encoding sialate O-acetylesterase, giving the protein MKNNIFKFVFFLMISTTMMANVSLPNIFGDNMVLQRNSEVKIWGWANPKEEIKLVSGWNNQEYKVVANNQAQWELHIKTPEAGGPYTISIKGYNEVILKNILIGEVWVCAGQSNMEMSASWGIDNGEEEMKNATNPNIRFFTVPKLTATTPQNNLLGNWTESTPETMKYFSAIGYFFAKRLREDLKNVPIGLISSNWGGTPAEIWMPEEVVQNDPLLLENAKKLNEQEYGPRQPGRAYNAMIYPFVGFKIAGTLWYQGESNVGSLVYDKTLSALISSWRKAWQDEFPFYFVQIAPYKTGSNNFSNVTVRNSQRKVLSEVPKTGMVLTSDISDTIDIHPKNKKSVGIRLANLALAETYPEASGLNSNLVNGPLFKDIKIEKNKVAVSFNYADGLYFKNKTSNQFELAGADGNFYPAEASIKNSEVMLTSKKVPNPTKVRFAWGNTIQPDLFNKANLPASCFITD; this is encoded by the coding sequence ATGAAAAATAATATATTTAAGTTTGTTTTCTTTCTGATGATTTCCACTACTATGATGGCAAACGTTTCCCTTCCGAATATTTTTGGCGACAATATGGTTTTACAGCGTAATTCTGAAGTGAAAATTTGGGGTTGGGCAAATCCAAAGGAAGAAATCAAATTAGTTTCAGGCTGGAATAATCAGGAATATAAAGTAGTTGCAAACAATCAGGCGCAATGGGAACTTCATATAAAAACTCCAGAAGCGGGTGGCCCTTACACTATTTCTATAAAAGGCTACAATGAAGTTATTCTGAAGAACATTCTAATTGGAGAAGTTTGGGTTTGCGCCGGACAATCTAATATGGAAATGTCAGCCAGTTGGGGAATTGACAACGGCGAAGAAGAAATGAAAAATGCCACAAATCCTAACATTCGTTTCTTTACTGTTCCGAAATTAACAGCCACTACACCTCAAAACAATCTTTTAGGAAACTGGACAGAATCAACTCCGGAAACCATGAAATACTTCAGTGCAATTGGCTACTTCTTTGCCAAACGCTTACGCGAAGATTTAAAAAATGTACCAATCGGATTGATTTCTTCTAATTGGGGCGGAACTCCGGCTGAAATCTGGATGCCTGAAGAAGTGGTTCAGAATGATCCTCTTTTACTGGAAAACGCCAAAAAACTTAACGAACAAGAATACGGGCCAAGACAACCCGGACGTGCTTACAATGCTATGATTTATCCTTTTGTTGGATTTAAAATTGCGGGAACGCTTTGGTATCAGGGCGAATCAAATGTGGGTTCTTTGGTTTACGACAAAACATTATCGGCTTTAATCTCTTCCTGGAGAAAAGCCTGGCAGGACGAATTCCCTTTTTATTTCGTCCAAATCGCGCCATATAAAACCGGTAGCAACAACTTCTCAAATGTTACGGTTAGAAACTCTCAAAGAAAAGTTCTGAGTGAAGTCCCGAAAACTGGAATGGTCTTAACTTCTGATATCTCAGATACGATTGATATTCATCCAAAGAATAAAAAATCAGTTGGAATTCGTTTGGCAAATCTGGCTTTAGCAGAAACGTATCCCGAAGCCTCGGGACTAAATTCTAATTTGGTAAACGGACCGCTTTTTAAAGACATTAAAATTGAAAAAAACAAAGTAGCAGTTTCATTTAATTATGCTGACGGATTGTATTTTAAAAATAAAACTTCAAATCAATTTGAGTTGGCTGGAGCCGATGGGAATTTTTATCCTGCGGAAGCTTCCATAAAAAATAGCGAAGTGATGTTGACAAGCAAGAAAGTTCCAAATCCAACGAAAGTGAGATTCGCCTGGGGAAATACAATACAGCCTGATTTGTTTAATAAGGCTAATTTGCCGGCTTCTTGTTTTATTACGGACTGA
- the bglX gene encoding beta-glucosidase BglX yields the protein MKNKKIITIGVFALFTVGNMNAQKKPYLDKTKTIEERIDLLLPLMTLEEKVGQMNQYNGFWDVTGPAPKGGTAELKYEHLRKGWVGSMLTVRGVKEVRAVQKIAVEETRLGIPLIIGFDVIHGYKTLSPIPLAEAASWDLEAIKKSASIAADEASASGINWTFGPNVDVANDARWGRVMEGAGEDPYLGSKIAIARVKGFQGETIADLAKVNTIAACAKHFAAYGYVEAGLEYNIVDISNSKLYNSVLPPFEATVQAGVRTFMNSFNTLNGVPATGNTFLQRDILKGKWKFDGFVISDYASIREMIAHGYAKDEADATAKGVNAGSDMDMESYLYVAKLTDLVKEGKVKEALVDDAVRRILRVKFELGLFDDPYRYCDEKREKATIGNKANNDGVLDMAKKSIVLLKNDKNLLPLKKTGQKIALIGALANDKNSPLGSWRIAADDNSAVSVLEGMQHYKDNQLTFEKGVDLLSQKATFLTETVFNTTDKSSFEAAKTAAKNADVVVMVLGEYGFQSGEGRSRTDLNLPGLQQELLEEIYKVNPNVVLVLNNGRPLSIPWAAEHVPAIVEAWQLGTQTGNAVAQVLYGDYNPSGKLPMSFPRNVGQVPIYYNKYSTGRPIDSDKNVFWSHYMDVEKTPQYPFGFGLSYTKFDYKNLKVNKTAFAKGENVQVSVEITNSGNYDGKEVVQLYIHDEFASIVRPIKELKGFELVSLKKGETKTVTFTLTDKELGFYDNEGNYLVEEGTFKIMVGGSSDKGLESGFEMK from the coding sequence ATGAAAAATAAAAAAATAATAACTATTGGGGTTTTTGCCCTGTTTACTGTTGGAAATATGAATGCACAAAAAAAGCCCTATCTCGATAAAACCAAAACCATTGAAGAACGTATTGATTTGCTTTTGCCGCTGATGACTTTAGAGGAAAAAGTGGGGCAAATGAACCAATACAACGGTTTTTGGGATGTTACCGGGCCGGCTCCAAAAGGCGGTACAGCGGAATTAAAATACGAACATTTACGAAAAGGATGGGTTGGATCAATGCTAACCGTTCGTGGTGTTAAAGAAGTTCGTGCCGTGCAGAAAATTGCAGTAGAAGAAACCCGTTTAGGAATTCCGCTAATCATTGGTTTTGATGTAATACATGGCTATAAAACGTTAAGTCCGATTCCGCTGGCAGAAGCTGCGAGTTGGGATTTAGAAGCAATTAAAAAGTCGGCGTCGATTGCGGCGGATGAGGCTTCTGCATCTGGAATTAACTGGACTTTTGGACCAAATGTCGATGTTGCCAATGATGCGCGCTGGGGACGTGTGATGGAAGGTGCGGGAGAAGACCCTTATTTAGGAAGCAAAATTGCTATTGCGAGAGTTAAAGGTTTTCAGGGAGAAACTATTGCTGATTTAGCAAAAGTAAATACCATTGCAGCCTGTGCAAAACACTTTGCAGCATATGGTTATGTTGAAGCGGGTTTAGAATATAATATTGTAGACATTAGCAATTCTAAATTGTATAATTCGGTTTTACCTCCTTTTGAAGCGACGGTACAAGCCGGAGTTCGAACGTTTATGAATTCATTTAATACATTGAATGGGGTTCCGGCGACTGGAAATACTTTCCTGCAACGAGATATTTTAAAAGGAAAATGGAAATTCGATGGTTTCGTAATTTCGGATTATGCTTCGATTCGTGAAATGATCGCGCACGGTTATGCAAAAGACGAAGCCGATGCAACTGCAAAAGGCGTAAATGCGGGATCAGATATGGACATGGAATCGTATTTATACGTCGCAAAATTGACTGATTTGGTGAAAGAAGGCAAAGTAAAAGAAGCTTTGGTTGATGATGCTGTTCGCCGAATTTTAAGAGTAAAATTTGAATTAGGTTTGTTTGATGATCCGTATAGATATTGCGACGAAAAACGTGAAAAAGCTACTATTGGAAATAAAGCCAATAATGACGGTGTTTTAGATATGGCAAAGAAGTCAATCGTTTTGCTGAAAAATGATAAGAATTTATTGCCGCTAAAAAAAACCGGACAAAAAATTGCTTTGATCGGTGCTTTGGCAAATGATAAAAACAGTCCGTTAGGAAGCTGGAGAATTGCCGCAGATGATAATTCGGCGGTTTCGGTTTTAGAAGGAATGCAACACTATAAAGACAATCAATTAACTTTTGAAAAAGGAGTTGATTTGTTGTCACAAAAAGCTACTTTTTTAACAGAGACTGTTTTCAATACAACAGACAAAAGCAGTTTTGAAGCAGCGAAAACAGCAGCAAAAAATGCCGATGTTGTAGTAATGGTTTTAGGGGAATATGGTTTTCAGAGTGGGGAAGGACGCAGCAGGACTGATCTTAATTTACCTGGATTACAGCAAGAGTTGTTAGAGGAGATTTATAAAGTGAATCCGAATGTAGTTTTAGTTTTAAATAATGGACGTCCACTTTCTATTCCGTGGGCGGCAGAACATGTGCCTGCGATTGTAGAAGCCTGGCAGTTGGGAACGCAAACCGGAAATGCTGTGGCGCAGGTTTTATACGGAGATTATAACCCGAGCGGAAAACTACCAATGTCGTTTCCCAGAAATGTAGGTCAGGTTCCAATTTATTACAACAAATACAGTACAGGCAGACCAATTGACAGCGATAAAAATGTGTTCTGGTCGCATTATATGGATGTGGAAAAAACACCTCAGTATCCGTTTGGTTTTGGTTTGAGTTACACAAAATTTGATTATAAAAATCTGAAAGTGAATAAAACTGCTTTTGCAAAAGGAGAAAATGTACAAGTAAGTGTTGAGATAACAAACTCAGGAAATTATGACGGAAAAGAAGTGGTACAATTGTATATTCATGATGAGTTCGCCAGTATTGTTCGCCCAATTAAAGAATTAAAAGGTTTCGAATTAGTAAGCCTGAAAAAAGGTGAAACCAAAACCGTGACTTTTACTTTAACGGATAAGGAACTTGGTTTTTACGATAACGAAGGAAATTATTTAGTTGAAGAAGGAACTTTTAAAATTATGGTTGGAGGAAGTTCTGACAAAGGTTTAGAAAGTGGTTTTGAAATGAAGTAG
- a CDS encoding aldo/keto reductase, translating to MKYNRCGKSGLLLPEISLGLWHNFGSVDNFDNAESIAVEAFDKGITHFDLANNYGPVPGSAETNFGKILWHNFQGNLRDEIIISTKAGYTMWDGPYGDWGSRKYVLSSLDQSLKRMKVDYVDIFYSHRPDPETPIEETMMALDYAVRSGKALYVGISNYSAEQTRVAVDVLKQLGTPCLIHQAKYSMLERWVENGLLDVLEEKGVGCIAFSPLAQGLLTDKYLNGIPENSRAHNPNGHLKENEVTTERIQKLVQLNEIAQNRNQSLAQMALAWLQKDKRITSVLIGASSVKQLCNNIDCLQNTEFGTDELNAIEKILA from the coding sequence ATGAAATATAACAGATGTGGAAAAAGCGGGTTATTGTTACCTGAAATTTCTTTAGGATTATGGCATAACTTCGGATCGGTAGATAATTTTGACAATGCTGAAAGTATCGCTGTGGAAGCTTTTGATAAAGGAATCACCCATTTTGATTTAGCTAATAATTACGGACCGGTTCCAGGTTCTGCAGAAACTAATTTTGGTAAAATTCTTTGGCATAATTTTCAGGGAAATTTACGTGACGAAATCATTATTTCGACCAAAGCCGGCTACACAATGTGGGATGGGCCTTATGGAGACTGGGGTTCAAGAAAGTATGTGTTATCAAGCTTAGATCAGAGTTTAAAAAGAATGAAAGTCGATTATGTCGATATTTTCTATTCGCACCGCCCAGATCCGGAAACACCAATTGAAGAAACCATGATGGCTTTAGATTACGCGGTAAGAAGCGGAAAAGCATTGTATGTCGGAATCAGTAATTATTCGGCGGAACAAACCCGAGTTGCTGTGGATGTTTTGAAACAATTAGGAACGCCTTGTTTGATTCACCAAGCGAAATATTCAATGTTAGAACGCTGGGTTGAAAATGGTTTATTAGATGTTTTGGAAGAAAAAGGAGTAGGTTGTATTGCGTTTTCGCCTTTAGCACAAGGACTATTAACGGATAAATATCTAAATGGAATTCCAGAAAACTCAAGAGCACATAATCCGAACGGGCACTTGAAAGAAAATGAAGTTACCACAGAAAGAATTCAGAAGCTGGTTCAGCTGAATGAAATTGCTCAGAATAGAAACCAATCTTTGGCACAAATGGCTTTGGCGTGGTTGCAAAAAGACAAACGAATTACTTCGGTTTTAATTGGAGCGAGTTCTGTAAAACAATTGTGTAATAATATTGATTGTTTGCAAAATACTGAGTTCGGAACAGATGAATTGAATGCGATTGAAAAGATATTAGCGTAA
- a CDS encoding glycoside hydrolase family 97 protein — protein MFILFCFVFVNLSFSQKKQDFVLTSPDGKIEIKILVNDKISWSISHEKDLILAPSEMSVTLNENVVLGKDPVVLNSKKESVDTSFESPFYKKKSVQNKYNQLTLNFKNDFSIEYRAFDDGVAYRFITKKKKDITIKNEKVVLNFDQDYNTLMPYVRDLRNPKDPYISSFESHYENKKVSEFAKDTLAFLPFLIDYKNHKKAVFLEANMEDYPGLFMTNNTTKSGFESRFPKYPLKETNGGFNYLNKLITERADYLVKTKGSRNFPWRIIVISENDAELANNDIVQKLSEPSKIKYISWIKPGKVAWDWWNDWNIYNVDFKAGINTQTYKYYIDFASKNNVEYVVLDEGWSVETDIMKHNPNVDLEALIAYAKERNVGVILWCSWMALNNNIEGVFENYSKLGIKGFKVDFIDRDDAKMVNSVYDIAEKAAKYKLLLDFHGMYKPTGIQRTYPNILNFEGVKGLENNKWTPNDDVPLYDCTISFIRMMAGPMDYTPGAMRNATKSEFKPSHSNPVSQGTRSHQLALYTIFEAPLQMMADSPTSYMKEQESTDFIARIPTTFDETVALDGEVGKHVAIARRKANTWYLGAITNWDSREITIDFSFLEKGKKFEAEIFSDGINADKSAVDYKREIITVDSTTKLKYQLASGGGLAMIIK, from the coding sequence ATCTTTATTCTTTTTTGTTTCGTTTTTGTAAATCTTTCTTTTTCACAGAAGAAACAAGATTTTGTTTTGACTTCTCCTGATGGAAAAATTGAAATTAAAATTTTAGTGAATGATAAAATTTCGTGGAGTATTTCGCATGAAAAAGATTTGATTTTGGCTCCTTCTGAAATGTCTGTGACTTTGAATGAAAATGTTGTTTTAGGAAAAGATCCAGTCGTTTTAAATTCGAAAAAAGAAAGTGTTGATACTTCATTTGAATCTCCATTTTATAAAAAGAAATCGGTTCAAAATAAATACAATCAGTTGACTTTAAATTTTAAAAATGATTTCAGTATTGAATATCGTGCTTTTGATGATGGAGTTGCGTATCGATTTATCACTAAAAAGAAAAAAGACATTACTATAAAAAATGAAAAAGTTGTTTTGAATTTCGATCAGGATTACAACACTTTGATGCCCTATGTTCGTGATTTACGAAATCCAAAAGATCCTTATATTTCTTCTTTTGAATCGCATTATGAAAACAAGAAAGTAAGCGAATTTGCGAAAGATACTTTGGCTTTTTTGCCGTTTTTAATTGATTATAAAAACCATAAAAAAGCAGTTTTCCTAGAAGCAAATATGGAAGATTATCCGGGATTGTTTATGACAAATAACACGACAAAATCTGGTTTTGAATCTCGTTTTCCGAAATATCCATTAAAAGAAACAAACGGTGGATTTAATTACCTCAACAAATTAATTACCGAAAGAGCTGATTATTTGGTTAAAACCAAAGGAAGCCGCAATTTTCCGTGGAGAATTATCGTGATCTCTGAAAATGATGCCGAATTAGCGAATAATGATATAGTTCAGAAATTATCAGAGCCTTCGAAAATAAAATACATTTCGTGGATCAAACCCGGCAAAGTAGCCTGGGATTGGTGGAATGACTGGAATATTTACAATGTCGATTTCAAAGCCGGAATTAATACGCAGACTTATAAATATTACATTGATTTTGCATCAAAAAACAATGTAGAATATGTTGTTTTGGATGAAGGCTGGAGCGTTGAAACCGATATCATGAAACACAATCCGAATGTGGATCTGGAAGCTTTAATCGCCTACGCGAAAGAAAGAAACGTTGGCGTTATTTTATGGTGTTCGTGGATGGCTTTGAATAACAATATAGAAGGCGTTTTTGAGAATTATTCGAAACTCGGAATCAAAGGATTTAAAGTTGATTTTATTGATCGTGATGACGCTAAAATGGTGAATTCTGTTTATGATATCGCTGAGAAAGCGGCTAAATATAAATTACTTTTAGATTTTCACGGCATGTACAAACCAACCGGAATTCAGAGAACCTATCCAAACATTCTAAATTTTGAAGGCGTAAAAGGGTTGGAAAACAATAAATGGACGCCAAATGACGATGTTCCGTTATACGACTGCACCATTTCCTTTATCAGAATGATGGCTGGTCCCATGGATTATACGCCAGGTGCGATGCGAAATGCTACAAAAAGCGAATTCAAACCAAGCCATTCGAATCCGGTAAGTCAGGGAACAAGATCGCATCAATTAGCGCTCTACACTATTTTTGAAGCGCCTTTGCAAATGATGGCCGATAGCCCAACCTCTTATATGAAGGAACAGGAAAGCACTGATTTTATTGCTAGAATTCCAACCACTTTTGATGAAACGGTTGCGTTGGATGGTGAAGTTGGAAAACATGTTGCAATCGCCCGCAGAAAGGCAAATACCTGGTATTTAGGCGCCATAACAAATTGGGATTCCAGAGAAATAACAATTGATTTTTCTTTCCTTGAAAAAGGCAAAAAATTTGAAGCTGAAATTTTCTCAGATGGAATAAACGCTGATAAATCGGCTGTAGATTATAAAAGAGAAATTATTACCGTTGATTCGACAACGAAATTAAAATATCAATTGGCCAGCGGTGGCGGATTGGCGATGATTATAAAATAA